A stretch of the Macaca mulatta isolate MMU2019108-1 chromosome 14, T2T-MMU8v2.0, whole genome shotgun sequence genome encodes the following:
- the POU2AF3 gene encoding POU class 2 homeobox associating factor 3 isoform X3 — protein MSEKPKVYQGVRVKITVKELLQQRRAHQAASGGTRSGGSSVHLSDPVAPSSAGLYFEPEPISSTPTYFQRGEFSSCVSCEENSSCLDQIFDSYLQTEMHPEPLLNSTQSAPHHFPDSFQATPFCFNQSLIPGSPSNSSTLSGSLDYSYSPAQLHSYAPENYNSPASLDTRTCGYPPEDHSYHQLPSHAQYSCFSSATASLCYCASCEAEDLDALQAAEYFYPSTNCVDFAPSAAATSDFYKRETNCDICYS, from the exons ATGTCGG AAAAACCGAAGGTGTATCAAGGTGTCCGAGTGAAGATCACAGTGAAGGAGCTGCTGCAGCAAAGACGGGCACACCAGGCGGCCTCCGGGGGAACC CGGTCCGGAGGCAGCAGTGTCCACCTTTCAGATCCAGTTGCACCATCTTCTGCAG gACTATATTTTGAACCTGAACCAATTTCTTCCACGCCCACTTATTTTCAACGGGGAGAATTTTCCAGTTGTGTTTCATGTGAAGAAAACTCAAGCTGCCTTGACCAGATCTTTGATTCCTACCTTCAGACAGAGATGCACCCGGAGCCTTTGCTCAATTCCACACAAAGTGCTCCGCACCATTTCCCAGACAGCTTCCAGGCCACCCCTTTCTGCTTTAACCAGAGCCTG ATCCCGGGATCACCTTCAAATTCCTCCACTCTCTCTGGCTCCTTAGACTACAGTTACTCACCAGCTCAGCTGCATTCATATGCTCCAGAGAATTACAATTCCCCTGCTTCTCTGGACACCAGAACCTGTGGCTACCCCCCAGAAGACCATTCCTACCACCAGTTGCCCTCACATGCCCAGTACAGCTGCTTCTCCTCGGCCACCGCCTCCCTCTGCTACTGCGCATCGTGTGAGGCAGAGGACTTGGATGCTCTCCAGGCGGCAGAGTACTTCTACCCGAGCACAAACTGTGTGGACTTTGCCCCCTCAGCAGCCGCCACCAGTGATTTCTATAAGAGGGAAACAAACTGTGACATCTGCTATAGTTAA
- the POU2AF3 gene encoding POU class 2 homeobox associating factor 3 isoform X1 has product MRLGETPAPEREGVGREGKKGRARAGAKEGGGQDGARKRRRKGERESAQKEKTEGREGGSSSGLAPLLGSVWQVTRRPRTGLANPHRLLQGWLPDQGHTEVGDSTEAIPGQVEKEGTRDFHASGNSTVGRATSNAIIGGSPLPQAWPLPRKTEGVSRCPSEDHSEGAAAAKTGTPGGLRGNQDCISPGPRKQRSGGSSVHLSDPVAPSSAGLYFEPEPISSTPTYFQRGEFSSCVSCEENSSCLDQIFDSYLQTEMHPEPLLNSTQSAPHHFPDSFQATPFCFNQSLIPGSPSNSSTLSGSLDYSYSPAQLHSYAPENYNSPASLDTRTCGYPPEDHSYHQLPSHAQYSCFSSATASLCYCASCEAEDLDALQAAEYFYPSTNCVDFAPSAAATSDFYKRETNCDICYS; this is encoded by the exons ATGCGCCTCGGAGAAACGCCTGCCCCAGaaagggagggggtggggagagaagggaagaaggggagagcaCGAGCGGGGGcgaaggagggaggagggcaagATGGAGCGCGAAAAAGGCGGagaaaaggggagagggagagcgcgcagaaggaaaagacagaagggagagagggagggagttcCTCGGGCCTGGCCCCTTTACTAGGGTCAGTCTGGCAAGTCACTCGCCGGCCCAGGACTGGGCTGGCCAACCCTCACCGCTTGCTCCAGGGCTGGCTTCCAGACCAAGGGCACACAGAGGTCGGAGACTCTACAGAAGCCATACCTGGCCAGGTGGAGAAGGAGGGGACTCGGGACTTCCACGCTAGTGGGAACAGCACAGTGGGGAGAGCTACATCAAACGCCATAATCGGAGGAAgccccctgccccaggcctggcccCTCCCCAG AAAAACCGAAGGTGTATCAAGGTGTCCGAGTGAAGATCACAGTGAAGGAGCTGCTGCAGCAAAGACGGGCACACCAGGCGGCCTCCGGGGGAACC AAGACTGCATCAGCCCAGGGCCTCGCAAGCAA CGGTCCGGAGGCAGCAGTGTCCACCTTTCAGATCCAGTTGCACCATCTTCTGCAG gACTATATTTTGAACCTGAACCAATTTCTTCCACGCCCACTTATTTTCAACGGGGAGAATTTTCCAGTTGTGTTTCATGTGAAGAAAACTCAAGCTGCCTTGACCAGATCTTTGATTCCTACCTTCAGACAGAGATGCACCCGGAGCCTTTGCTCAATTCCACACAAAGTGCTCCGCACCATTTCCCAGACAGCTTCCAGGCCACCCCTTTCTGCTTTAACCAGAGCCTG ATCCCGGGATCACCTTCAAATTCCTCCACTCTCTCTGGCTCCTTAGACTACAGTTACTCACCAGCTCAGCTGCATTCATATGCTCCAGAGAATTACAATTCCCCTGCTTCTCTGGACACCAGAACCTGTGGCTACCCCCCAGAAGACCATTCCTACCACCAGTTGCCCTCACATGCCCAGTACAGCTGCTTCTCCTCGGCCACCGCCTCCCTCTGCTACTGCGCATCGTGTGAGGCAGAGGACTTGGATGCTCTCCAGGCGGCAGAGTACTTCTACCCGAGCACAAACTGTGTGGACTTTGCCCCCTCAGCAGCCGCCACCAGTGATTTCTATAAGAGGGAAACAAACTGTGACATCTGCTATAGTTAA
- the POU2AF3 gene encoding POU class 2 homeobox associating factor 3 isoform X4 — protein MRLGETPAPEREGVGREGKKGRARAGAKEGGGQDGARKRRRKGERESAQKEKTEGREGGSSSGLAPLLGSVWQVTRRPRTGLANPHRLLQGWLPDQGHTEVGDSTEAIPGQVEKEGTRDFHASGNSTVGRATSNAIIGGSPLPQAWPLPRKTEGVSRCPSEDHSEGAAAAKTGTPGGLRGNPVRRQQCPPFRSSCTIFCRSVQPALQFPQTLFQKSISKVFQCLIQGLR, from the exons ATGCGCCTCGGAGAAACGCCTGCCCCAGaaagggagggggtggggagagaagggaagaaggggagagcaCGAGCGGGGGcgaaggagggaggagggcaagATGGAGCGCGAAAAAGGCGGagaaaaggggagagggagagcgcgcagaaggaaaagacagaagggagagagggagggagttcCTCGGGCCTGGCCCCTTTACTAGGGTCAGTCTGGCAAGTCACTCGCCGGCCCAGGACTGGGCTGGCCAACCCTCACCGCTTGCTCCAGGGCTGGCTTCCAGACCAAGGGCACACAGAGGTCGGAGACTCTACAGAAGCCATACCTGGCCAGGTGGAGAAGGAGGGGACTCGGGACTTCCACGCTAGTGGGAACAGCACAGTGGGGAGAGCTACATCAAACGCCATAATCGGAGGAAgccccctgccccaggcctggcccCTCCCCAG AAAAACCGAAGGTGTATCAAGGTGTCCGAGTGAAGATCACAGTGAAGGAGCTGCTGCAGCAAAGACGGGCACACCAGGCGGCCTCCGGGGGAACC CGGTCCGGAGGCAGCAGTGTCCACCTTTCAGATCCAGTTGCACCATCTTCTGCAGGTCAGTACAGCCAGCATTACAGTTCCCTCAAACACTCTTTCAAAAGTCCATCTCGAAAGTCTTTCAGTGCTTGATTCAGGGGTTAAGATAG
- the POU2AF3 gene encoding POU class 2 homeobox associating factor 3 isoform X2, producing the protein MHPEPLLNSTQSAPHHFPDSFQATPFCFNQSLIPGSPSNSSTLSGSLDYSYSPAQLHSYAPENYNSPASLDTRTCGYPPEDHSYHQLPSHAQYSCFSSATASLCYCASCEAEDLDALQAAEYFYPSTNCVDFAPSAAATSDFYKRETNCDICYS; encoded by the exons ATGCACCCGGAGCCTTTGCTCAATTCCACACAAAGTGCTCCGCACCATTTCCCAGACAGCTTCCAGGCCACCCCTTTCTGCTTTAACCAGAGCCTG ATCCCGGGATCACCTTCAAATTCCTCCACTCTCTCTGGCTCCTTAGACTACAGTTACTCACCAGCTCAGCTGCATTCATATGCTCCAGAGAATTACAATTCCCCTGCTTCTCTGGACACCAGAACCTGTGGCTACCCCCCAGAAGACCATTCCTACCACCAGTTGCCCTCACATGCCCAGTACAGCTGCTTCTCCTCGGCCACCGCCTCCCTCTGCTACTGCGCATCGTGTGAGGCAGAGGACTTGGATGCTCTCCAGGCGGCAGAGTACTTCTACCCGAGCACAAACTGTGTGGACTTTGCCCCCTCAGCAGCCGCCACCAGTGATTTCTATAAGAGGGAAACAAACTGTGACATCTGCTATAGTTAA